From a region of the Candidatus Babeliales bacterium genome:
- a CDS encoding IS5 family transposase, which produces MKKEYINEVAWSKILIFLKSLKNIYLGKENKCKAFLEGIYWMVRTGAQWRELPEKYGLWNTVFHRFNEWSKKNIWDKLHVFCIENPDLESVMIDATIVRAHACASGYKKGESTSQGLGRSKGGFTSKIHMKVDALGNPLQFINTPGQTHEMTQVSALTSDVKNCNVLGDKGYDSDSFRSELQQKGCITVIPGKSNRKIVIEYDKHAYKERHLIECCFGKMKHFRRVFSRFDKSKRNFLSFLAFVGACLWLR; this is translated from the coding sequence ATGAAAAAAGAGTATATCAACGAAGTGGCTTGGAGCAAAATTTTAATTTTTTTAAAAAGCCTAAAAAATATTTACTTAGGTAAAGAAAATAAGTGCAAAGCCTTTTTAGAAGGGATTTATTGGATGGTACGAACAGGGGCACAGTGGAGAGAATTGCCAGAAAAATACGGATTATGGAATACCGTTTTTCATAGATTCAACGAATGGAGCAAAAAAAACATTTGGGACAAGTTGCATGTATTTTGCATTGAAAATCCGGATTTGGAATCAGTCATGATTGATGCCACAATAGTTAGGGCACATGCTTGCGCTTCTGGTTACAAAAAAGGAGAATCCACATCGCAAGGCTTAGGCCGTAGCAAAGGTGGATTCACAAGTAAAATTCATATGAAAGTTGATGCATTAGGTAATCCATTACAATTTATTAATACTCCCGGTCAAACACATGAAATGACACAAGTTAGTGCACTAACATCTGACGTAAAAAATTGTAATGTTTTAGGGGACAAAGGTTATGATTCAGATTCTTTTCGATCAGAGCTTCAACAAAAAGGATGCATCACTGTTATACCAGGAAAATCGAACAGAAAAATAGTTATTGAATATGACAAACATGCGTATAAAGAACGACATTTAATAGAATGTTGCTTCGGAAAAATGAAACATTTTAGACGGGTTTTTTCACGTTTTGATAAATCAAAGCGCAATTTCCTGTCTTTTCTTGCATTTGTGGGAGCATGTTTATGGTTACGATAA